A genome region from Natronosalvus rutilus includes the following:
- a CDS encoding DUF1059 domain-containing protein yields the protein MVKEVQCKDAGFEDCDFIIQDENEDEMVDLVQQHAERTHNKSVSRDDVQGLIHEV from the coding sequence ATGGTCAAAGAGGTACAATGCAAAGACGCGGGGTTCGAGGACTGTGACTTCATCATCCAGGACGAAAACGAGGACGAAATGGTCGACCTCGTCCAGCAACACGCCGAGCGGACCCACAACAAGTCCGTCTCTCGAGACGACGTCCAGGGGCTGATCCACGAGGTTTGA
- a CDS encoding DJ-1/PfpI family protein, with translation MSDAASTTTVEIVLFPGFDELDAIGPYEVFQNGARAGASLETKLVTLDPVDRVRASHGLRVEPNGALGDPDVLVVPGGGWTNDDGGVSRVIDEGRLPEAVADRHANGTVVASICTGAMVLADTGLLDGRPAVTHQVALEALESVADVRSARVVDDGDILTAGGVTSGIDLALWFLEREFGKAVAAAVAEEMEHERRGEVVAR, from the coding sequence ATGTCCGACGCCGCATCCACGACCACTGTCGAAATCGTCCTCTTCCCTGGTTTCGACGAACTCGACGCCATCGGTCCCTACGAGGTCTTCCAGAACGGCGCTCGAGCCGGTGCGTCCCTCGAGACGAAACTCGTCACCCTCGACCCCGTCGATCGGGTTCGAGCGAGTCACGGCCTTCGCGTCGAACCCAACGGCGCCCTGGGCGACCCGGACGTGCTCGTCGTCCCGGGCGGGGGCTGGACGAACGACGACGGGGGCGTCAGTCGTGTGATCGACGAGGGTCGCCTTCCGGAGGCGGTCGCCGATCGTCACGCGAACGGAACCGTCGTCGCGTCGATCTGTACGGGCGCGATGGTGCTCGCCGACACGGGTCTCCTGGACGGTCGGCCCGCCGTCACCCATCAGGTCGCCCTCGAGGCCCTCGAGTCGGTCGCGGACGTGCGCTCGGCGCGGGTCGTCGACGACGGCGATATCTTGACCGCAGGCGGCGTCACGTCGGGGATCGACCTGGCACTGTGGTTTCTCGAGCGGGAGTTCGGCAAGGCGGTCGCGGCGGCGGTCGCGGAAGAGATGGAACACGAGCGCCGGGGTGAGGTGGTCGCTCGTTGA